In Meiothermus sp. QL-1, one DNA window encodes the following:
- a CDS encoding ROK family transcriptional regulator, translating into MARPLPLDQQSIKRQNRRRVLEVLRRQGPVSRAGLARAVGLTKSTVSSLVQEMIAEGLLSEGDPHSRGLGRPGLRLKIRAESTLALGVELGVENTQLILLDLNNQPHGAWEWAESPHTPLSERLDRLAAQVQAHVPEHTRLLGVGLALPGVVHEQTLLYAPGPGWRNERPAELLEALLGLPVLVENDANAAALGETFWNEHPSPLLYIVLTTGLGTGLVIEGQVYRGRHGAAGELGHWLPAQALSRAEAKDAEDSLSLRAVVQRYQAASGRNEGFRELLKQAAREDPYALEALKRLAEELGRFVANLCVAFDPAVVVLGGPGAEAWRWLEAPLRQTLRNLAFLPQHAELPIGPSALGHLAPAMGAAALVLQRFLANGGTRLRSPPISPRATWPTIGG; encoded by the coding sequence GTGGCCCGTCCCCTGCCCCTGGACCAGCAAAGCATCAAGCGGCAAAACCGCCGCCGGGTCCTGGAGGTCCTGCGGCGGCAGGGGCCGGTGAGCCGGGCCGGGCTGGCCCGGGCAGTGGGCCTTACCAAAAGCACCGTCTCCTCGCTGGTGCAGGAGATGATTGCAGAGGGTCTCCTGAGCGAGGGCGACCCCCACAGCAGGGGTCTGGGACGGCCCGGCCTGCGCCTAAAGATCCGGGCCGAGAGCACGCTGGCCCTGGGGGTGGAGCTCGGGGTGGAGAACACCCAGCTCATCCTGCTCGACCTCAACAACCAGCCTCATGGAGCCTGGGAATGGGCCGAAAGCCCCCACACCCCTCTAAGCGAACGGCTGGACCGGCTGGCTGCCCAGGTACAGGCCCATGTCCCGGAGCACACCCGGCTGCTGGGGGTGGGCCTCGCCCTGCCCGGGGTGGTCCACGAGCAAACCCTGCTCTACGCCCCCGGCCCCGGCTGGCGCAACGAACGGCCCGCTGAGCTCTTGGAGGCTCTTTTAGGGCTTCCGGTTTTGGTGGAAAACGATGCCAATGCGGCCGCTTTGGGCGAGACCTTCTGGAACGAGCACCCCAGTCCCCTGCTCTACATCGTCCTGACCACCGGCCTGGGCACCGGGCTGGTGATAGAAGGGCAGGTCTACCGGGGCCGCCATGGGGCGGCCGGCGAGCTGGGCCACTGGCTCCCAGCCCAGGCCCTAAGCCGAGCCGAAGCTAAAGATGCCGAGGATAGCCTCTCGCTCAGGGCCGTGGTCCAGCGCTACCAGGCAGCCAGCGGCCGCAACGAGGGCTTCCGGGAGCTCCTAAAGCAGGCTGCGCGGGAAGACCCCTATGCCCTGGAGGCCCTCAAGCGCCTAGCCGAGGAACTGGGCCGCTTCGTGGCCAACCTGTGCGTGGCTTTCGACCCAGCGGTGGTGGTGCTGGGGGGACCCGGAGCCGAGGCCTGGCGGTGGCTCGAGGCCCCCCTGCGCCAGACCCTTCGGAACCTGGCCTTCCTGCCCCAGCACGCCGAGCTGCCCATAGGGCCCAGCGCCTTAGGACACCTAGCCCCGGCTATGGGCGCTGCCGCCTTGGTGCTGCAGCGCTTCTTAGCAAATGGTGGTACCCGGTTGCGGAGCCCGCCAATCTCCCCCCGGGCGACCTGGCCAACCATTGGCGGTTAG